The following nucleotide sequence is from Chloroflexota bacterium.
TACAACGCAGAAGCCGTCTGAACCGGGGTCGTCAGGGGAAGACCGCTCGCCCCGGAATCCGGGGAGGTATGGAGGACTTCTCCTTTCCGGCCTGTATCTGCCCGGCCTCGGCCCTTTCTGCAGGGATCAGGGCCGAGGCCGGGCAAGTCGGAGGCGGAAGGAGGGCTTTTTCCGGCGGGGTTTCATCCTGCCGGGCCTCCCCATAGCAGGAGCAACGGCATTTCTCAGACACGTTTTCAGTATCCCAACCGTTTATCCACCTCGTTGATCAACGGCCGGCCGGCCTGATAGCGCCGCAGGTTCTCGGTGAAGATCTCCACCACTCGGTCGGCGTAATACGGCGTGAGACCGGCGTAGTGCGGCGTGATGATCACGTTCTCCATATCCCACAGCGGCGAATCCTCCGGCAGCGGCTCCTGCTCGAACACGTCCAGCCCGGCGCCGGCGATCCATCCCTCCTGCAATGCCCGGATCAGCGCCCGCTCCTGGATGATGGCCCCCCGGCCGATGTTGATGATGTAGGCCGTCTCCTTCATGGCCCGCAGCTCTCGCTCCCCGATGAGCCCCCGGGTCTCCCGGGTCAGCGGCGTGGTGATGACCACCCAATCGGCCTCGGGCAGCATCTCCAACAACTGATCCGGCCCGTACATGCGATCCACCCACGGGGATCCCTTCTCCGGGTGACGTCGCAAGCCCAACACCCGCATATTCAGCCCCTTGGCCTTCTCGGCCGTCTTCTCCCCGATAGCCCCCACGCCGATCAACCCCATGGTCGACCCATCCATCTCGGTGATCCGATGTCCCCGATTCCAACGATGCTGCACCTGATCCCGAACGCAACGCTGGATATCGCGGGTCAGCGCCAGCATCAGGGCCAGGATATGCTCGCTGATGGGGATGGCGTGCACCCCCGATGCGTTGGTGATGACGAGATCGCTCTGGGCGATCTGCGGATACCGCAGCAGCCAATCCACCCCCGCGCCGGTGGTCTGCAGCCAACGCAGCCGGGGCGCCTCCAGGATTCGATCCCGAGGCAGCCCGCCCAGCACCACCTCGACCCTTGGGATGATCGCATCCCACCGGCGCTCCAATTCCTCACGATCAGGCACAACGATCAGCTCCGCCTCCGGAGCCGCCTCCCGAATCGCCTGCAGATGACGGTCCTGCAACTCATAAGCGATCAAAATCGTCCCTATCCTTCTCCGACTCAATTTCCCAACCTCCTCCAGGATGCTATGGCTATCTCCTCGACGATATCGCCCTTCCGAATCTCGAGACACACGCCCTTTCTCAGAGCGCGTCTGAAAATTTACCGGCAAGATGTCTGAGGGGTCTCCCTCAACGATCAGCTCCACAAGGGGAGGTCTCCTCCACGGAAAACCCCACTTTTCCGGCCTGTACCTGCCTCCCTTGGCCCTTTCCGCGGAACCCAGGCCGAGGGCAAAAGAAGGGCTTTTTCCGGAGGGGCTCCCCACAGCAGAAGCAACGGCATTTTTCAGACACACTCTCACATGGGGCCCATTCTACCACAATGCATGCATCCGCCCGAAGCGCCGACGCCGCCAGGTGCGAGCCACGGGACGCGCCGCTGCCCCCCGCCATCGTCCTTGTCCCCCCCGGGCGGGCGTGGTACAATGCCTGCCGTTACGTCGTGGATCCCGCTTGAGGAGGCTCGGATGGATACAGCGATCGTCGCCTGCGCCCAACAACGGCTGCGCCTGCACGCGTCCCTGGAGGACTACCGGCACGACTGCATACGCTTCCTGCGCATGGCCCAGAGCAAAGGGGTGTCCCTGGTCGTCTTCCCGGAGCTATCAGGCGTCATGGCAGCCGTGCCACGCCTCCCCGGCGTGCGCGCCAGCCTGCTGCGCCAGGCGGATCAGGGACGCCAGCGCGGTGCCTCCCTATGGAAGCGGGCGAAAGCCCGCATGGCCGGGTCCACGGCCGAGCTTCTGCGAGTGGACTTTCGGGGGGCGCTGGCCCGCCATCTGGCGGAAGAGGGGAACACGCTCCGCCAGGAGGTGGAACGGCTGTTCGCCGGGCTGGCCCGCAGTTACGGCACCCACATCATCGTGGGCGCGGGATATCTCCCCGGTCAGGGCCCAGGGCAACAGGCGCTGGCGCTGGCCTTCAGCTCTCAGGGGGAGATGATCGGCGAGGCCGCCCGCGTCAGCGTGTCCCCGGAGGATGAGGACTTGATCGCGCCGGGCGAGGGGTGGGAGATCCTGGAGACGCCCGTGGGCCGGATCGGCTTGCTCATCGGGGCCGACGTGCTCTACCCGGAGCCCGCCCGGCTGCTGGCCTATCGTGGAGCGGAGATCCTAGTGGTCGTGGCGGCGACTAGCGATCCGGCGCTGGCCGCACGTATTCGCGCAGCGGCCCTGGCCCGGGCGCAGGAGAATCAACTGTTCGTCCTCACCAGCTTCCTGATCGGTAGCGATCCCTTCCGAGGCGGCGACGCCCAATTCACCGGGCGGTCGGCCATCATGGCACCGGTGGAGATGACGGCGCGTAACACGGGCATCATGGTGCAGATGGGAACCGCACGCGCCGAAGGGCTCATCACGGCCGAGTTGAACTTCTACGCCCTGCGGGAGCTGTGGCAGCAATCGGAGCCGTCCGCCCGCCGAGGGCTGCCACTGACCCTGGCCGGGCAGGCCCTTGTCTCCGACTACACCCTCGGACGCTCCATCGACGAGGCATGGGAGGACGTGGAGGCCTCCAGAGAGAAGCGGCTGCTGCTGCCGGAGCCCTCTATGCCCCCCTCCATCTCGGTGACGGAGCTTCCGGTCGCAGCGGAGAGCGAAGCCCCGGCCACCCCACAACCGAACGAGCCCCCCGCCGAGGAACCGGAGCCGGAGTGGCCCCCGTCGGAGAGCGCCGTCGAGCCCTCTTCGACGGAAGCGCCCTCCATCGAGGAGACCCCATCGGCGACGCCTGACACGGACACCCTCCCGTCTCCCGACCAGGAGGCCGATGCAGGCCCACCCGATGCGGGCCCCACGGTCCCCTCAGAGTCGCCCACCGACGATACGACGCCCCAAGAGCGTATCTGAAAATTACTGGCAAGGCGTCTGAGGGGTCTCCCTCAGCTACCAGCTCCACAGGGGGAGGTGTGGAGGGGACCTCCCTCCACGGAAACCCCGCTTTTCCGGCCCGCATCTGCCTTTCCCGGCCCTTCCCGAAGGACCCAGGCCGGGGCCGGGCAGGTCGAAAGCGGAAGAAGGACTTTTCTCGGAAGGGCTCCCCACAGCAGAAGCAACGGCTTTTCTCAGACACACTCCAAGAGAGATAATCCGGACACCAGATCCGCCTGAAAAGCCGGGGCTCTCAGAGAGCTCCGGCTTTTGATCTCCTCCCTCCTGCGGTATAATCCAGCTATGCGGAAACCGTCCCCTTGTCCTCTCTTCCTGTGGATCTCCATCGCCCTGGGCATCCTGACCGCGGCGATCGCTCTGCGATCTCTGCCGGGCGGCCTCTTCGCCATCACCGGCGAGGAGGAGCTATTCCCACAGATCAAGGCGCTGACGGACCTCACCGGCGACCTCCTACGCCCCCGCGTGGACACCGCGAACGACACACCTGCAGCCCACGCCGGCGTGAACCCCTTCGGCGTCAACGTGTTCCTGGAACAAGAGGTGGAGCCCAGCAAGCGGGAGCAGGCTGTGCGCATGGCCGCCGAGGCCGGCTTCCACTGGCTACGCCAGGAGTTCCCCTGGGAGGACATCGAGATCCACGGCAAGGGTGATTTCCAGGATCGGCGCCACCGGCCGTACCGCTCCGCCTGGGAGAAATACGACCACATCGTTGACCTGGCCGAACGGTACGGCATGGAGCTCATCGTGCGCCTCAGCAATCCGCCGGCCTGGTCCCGGGCCGAGGGGGATGCCGTGGGCACATACGCGCCGCCCGATAACTACGAGGACTTCGGGGACTTCGTGGCGGCGGTGGTCAGCCGATATCGCGGCCGGATCCGGTACTACCAGATCTGGAACGAGCCCAACATCTACCCCGAGTGGGGCGAGCGCCCGGTCAGCCCGGAGGAGTACGTCGAGCTGTTGAAAGTCGCCTACACCCGGGCCAAAGCGGCCGATCCCAACGTGATCATCATCAGCGGCGCGCTGGCCTCCACCATTGAACTGGGGCCGCGGGACATGAACGACTTCGTCTTCCTGCAGCGCATGTACGACGCGGGCGCGGCCCCCTATTTCGACGTGCTGGCCACCCAGGGATACGGGCTCTGGTCCGGCCCCACCGATCGTCGCATGCACCCGCGCGTCGTCAACTTCTCCCGGCTCCGATACATACGCGACATCATGGTGCGCAACGGCGACGCCCACAAGGCCATCTGGATCAGCGAGATGAACTGGAACGCCATCCCGGAAGGCCACCCGGCCCCGCCTATCTACGGCCGTTACACGGAGGAACAACAGGCCCGCTACCTGGTCCTGGCCTACGAGCGCATCCAACGGGAGTGGCCGTGGATCGGCGTGGCCAACGTCTGGTTCCTGAAGCGCGCCACCGACGAATGGGCGCGCTCGCCGAACCATCCCGAAGCCTTCTTCCGGCTGCTGCAGGCGGACTTCACCCCGCTGCCGGCATATGGGGCCATTAAGGACTACACGAACAGCCTCTCCCCCACCCTCTATCCCGGCGCGCACCCGGCCGACCACTGGGCGCTCCGCTACGAGGGGGCCTGGGAGGAGGCCAAGTCGGCCGCCGGGCTCCCCATCCGGCAGGCGCAGGATCCGGCGGCCTCGCTCCGATTCCGGTTCGACGGCACAGGTGCAGCGCTGCTGGTCCCAACGGGACGGCCATTCCCCGGCGCTGAAGTGCGCCTGGATGGGAGCCCACCCCGCCGCCTGAAGCCCGACGACGCCCAAAGCGAGGGACCGCACACGGTCGTCTGGCTGGCGCGAGGGCTCGACGCGGGGGCACACGAGCTGGAGTTACGTCCCTCCGGCGGCCCCTTACAGATCGAGGGGATACGCGTGATCGGCCGCACGCCCCTCTGGCGATGGCCCATGATCGCAACCGTGATCACGGCCGCGCTGGCCGTCGCCTGCAGCCTTATCGCCTACATCCGGGGAGGAAACGCCACGCCATGAGGAGCGAGTCACGCCCCCTGATTCCCCCGCACATCGCCGTGCTGGCACTGGCCGCCGGGCTCCGATTCTACCGCCTGGGCGAGCAATCGCTGTGGGCCGACGAGGGGAACAGCGCGGCCCTGGCCGCCCGCAGCCTGGCCCGCATCACCCACGACGTCGCGGCCGACATCCATCCGCCGCTCTACTACTGGCTGCTCCATCTGTGGACCCGCCTGCTCGGCACCAGCGAGGCGGAGCTGCGCTCCCTGTCGGCCCTCGCCGGCGTCGCGCTGGTCTACGTGATCTACCGGATGGGTCGCCGCCTTCGAGGGGAACAGGTCGGGTTGACCGCCGCCCTGGTCGCCGCTCTCAATCCATTCCTGATCTACTACTCGCAAGAGGCCCGCATGTACGCGCTACTGGGGCTGTGGAGCGGGCTGGCGCTGTACGGGTTCACCCTCTACGTGCTCCATGAGGGGGCCGGGCGCACACGCCCGCCCCTCCGGACCGCTGCCCTGCTGGTCATCTCCCTGGCGGGCGGGCTGTACACCCACTACGTCTTCCCGGCCGTCATCCTGGCCATCAACGCGCTGTACTTCCTGTGGCTGTGGGATAGCCATCGCCGCGGCCATATCCTGGAACGGATCACATGGTGGCTGGGGCTTCAGATGGTCGCCGCGCTGCTGTTCCTCCCCTGGCTCCCCATCGCCCAACGACAGCTCAGCACGTGGCCCAGCCCGAGCGCGGGGATGGATTTCAGCCAGGTGCTGAGCGCCTCCCTGACCACGCTCGCTCTGGGGCCGGTGGGATACCGGCAGCCTCAGGGGTCGTGGAACCTCGTCTTCGCCATGGGGATCGCGCTGGGGCTGTGGCCCAGCATGCGGCCGGCCCGCGGCCGTCGGGAGCATTGGCTGGCCTGGGGGATCCCATTCGTAGGGATGGCCGCCCCCATCGCGCTCATGATGATGCGCGGGCTCTTCACGGAGGCGTACCTGAAGTTCCTGATCGTAGGCAGCCCGGGGTTCTGTCTGCTCCTCGCTCGCGGCATCATCGGGCCGGGGGAGGCGCTGGCCAGCATGGTCTCGCCGCGCTCCTCCCCACGGAGCGCGGACCGTCCGGAGACGGCGTTGCCCCGCCTGCCGTGGCTCCCGATGCTCTGGTATGCGCTCGCTGCCGCCCTGCTGGGCATAGCCGCGGGCACCACCCTGCAGGCTTACTACTTCGACCCCACCTACGCACGAGATGACTACCGCGGCATCGCCCGCTACATCGAGGCGGAGGAGCGCCCTGGCGACCGCATCATCCTGGACGCGCCCGGCCAACAGGAGGTGTTCACCTACTACTACCGGGGGCAACTCCCCATCTATCCCCTGCCCCGGCAGCGTCCCCCCGATGCCAAGGCGTTGACCGCCGAGCTGGCGCAGCTCACGGCCACTCCCGGCCGCATCTTCGCTCTGCTCTGGGCGACGGAGCAGGCCGATCCCCAACACATCGTGGAGAACTGGCTGGCTCAGGCCGCCTTCAAGGCCTCCGACAGCTGGCACGGAAACGTCCGACTTGCCATCTACGCCATCCCCGACTTCCAGATCCCTCACGACCGCATCACGTCCACCGACTGGCGCTTCGGGGATCCCCCGCTGCTGCGGCTGAGCGGTGTAGGGCTGGGGACGGACGCCATCACCTCCGGAGAGGTGCTCCCCATCAGCCTGATCTGGGAGGCGCTGCGCCCCATCGAGGAGCGCTATAAGGTCACCGTACAGCTGCTGGATGGAAGGGCCCAGGTGATCGCCCAACGGGATGCGGAGCCGGGAGGAGGGTTGCGGCCGACGACGAGCTGGGAGGTCGGGCAGCCCATCGAGGACGGCATGGGGGTATTGGTGCGCCCCGGCACCCCGCCCGGCACCTACCAGCTGATCCTGGCCGTATATCGGGCGACGGACGGCGCGCGGCTTCCCGTGGGCGACGACGACCATGTGACGCTAGGGCAGATACAGGTACAACGGCCGGAGACGCCCCCCGCGCCCATCACGCTGGGCATGCAGTACACCCGCCCGGTCGACTTCGGGCCGATCCGACTCCTGGGCTTCGACGTCTACAAGCGGGGATTCCGACACGCGCCGGACACCCCGCTGGGGCCGGGGGATCGGCTACACGTAGCGTTGTACTGGCGCGCCGAGAAAGCGCCCGGACGGCGGCTGATTATACGCCTGGAGCTGGACGACGGGCGCTCGACCGTGGAGGCCGATCCGGCGGGCGAGATGTATCCCACGACCCGGTGGACGGCCGGAGAGGTGGTACGCGGCGATCACGACCTGCCCTTGCCGGCCGATCTATCATCCGGTCGCTACGCCCTCTACCTGACCGTACTGGACGCCGGGCAGCCGGTGGGCCGGCGTATCCGGCTCACGCGAATATC
It contains:
- a CDS encoding cellulase family glycosylhydrolase, translated to MRKPSPCPLFLWISIALGILTAAIALRSLPGGLFAITGEEELFPQIKALTDLTGDLLRPRVDTANDTPAAHAGVNPFGVNVFLEQEVEPSKREQAVRMAAEAGFHWLRQEFPWEDIEIHGKGDFQDRRHRPYRSAWEKYDHIVDLAERYGMELIVRLSNPPAWSRAEGDAVGTYAPPDNYEDFGDFVAAVVSRYRGRIRYYQIWNEPNIYPEWGERPVSPEEYVELLKVAYTRAKAADPNVIIISGALASTIELGPRDMNDFVFLQRMYDAGAAPYFDVLATQGYGLWSGPTDRRMHPRVVNFSRLRYIRDIMVRNGDAHKAIWISEMNWNAIPEGHPAPPIYGRYTEEQQARYLVLAYERIQREWPWIGVANVWFLKRATDEWARSPNHPEAFFRLLQADFTPLPAYGAIKDYTNSLSPTLYPGAHPADHWALRYEGAWEEAKSAAGLPIRQAQDPAASLRFRFDGTGAALLVPTGRPFPGAEVRLDGSPPRRLKPDDAQSEGPHTVVWLARGLDAGAHELELRPSGGPLQIEGIRVIGRTPLWRWPMIATVITAALAVACSLIAYIRGGNATP
- a CDS encoding D-2-hydroxyacid dehydrogenase — translated: MSRRRIGTILIAYELQDRHLQAIREAAPEAELIVVPDREELERRWDAIIPRVEVVLGGLPRDRILEAPRLRWLQTTGAGVDWLLRYPQIAQSDLVITNASGVHAIPISEHILALMLALTRDIQRCVRDQVQHRWNRGHRITEMDGSTMGLIGVGAIGEKTAEKAKGLNMRVLGLRRHPEKGSPWVDRMYGPDQLLEMLPEADWVVITTPLTRETRGLIGERELRAMKETAYIINIGRGAIIQERALIRALQEGWIAGAGLDVFEQEPLPEDSPLWDMENVIITPHYAGLTPYYADRVVEIFTENLRRYQAGRPLINEVDKRLGY